A single genomic interval of Microaerobacter geothermalis harbors:
- a CDS encoding ABC transporter ATP-binding protein, giving the protein MRNLLEVRRLKKYFPVKSGFMQRTVGLIKAVDGVSFSIREGETLGLVGESGCGKSTVGRTILQLYEPSEGEILFNGINITKQKTKQKQLKREMQMVFQDPFASLNPRMTIGEMIKEPLKVHHIGGKKEQEEKMYHLLEVVGLKPSYADLYPHEFSGGQRQRIGIARALALQPKLIIADEPVSALDVSIQSQIINLLQDLQKEFKLTYLFISHDLSVVKHISDHVGVMYLGKIVELAPKKNLYQNPAHPYTQALLSAVPVPKPRAKRERIILTGDIPSPANPPSGCSFHPRCPKVHERCKIELPKMFLKDEEHFVACHLYV; this is encoded by the coding sequence ATGAGAAATCTGTTAGAAGTCAGGAGGCTTAAAAAATATTTTCCTGTTAAGTCAGGATTTATGCAACGTACAGTAGGGCTAATAAAAGCTGTTGATGGTGTCAGCTTTTCAATACGTGAAGGTGAAACTTTGGGGTTAGTTGGGGAATCCGGTTGTGGTAAAAGTACGGTTGGGAGAACAATACTTCAATTGTATGAACCCTCAGAGGGCGAAATTTTATTTAATGGAATAAACATAACTAAACAAAAGACAAAACAAAAACAATTAAAAAGGGAGATGCAAATGGTTTTTCAAGACCCCTTTGCTTCTCTTAATCCAAGAATGACGATTGGAGAGATGATAAAAGAACCGTTGAAGGTACATCACATTGGAGGGAAAAAAGAGCAAGAAGAAAAAATGTACCATCTACTTGAAGTTGTTGGCTTAAAACCTTCCTATGCGGATTTATATCCCCATGAATTTTCAGGAGGTCAACGTCAACGTATCGGTATAGCCCGGGCACTTGCTTTACAACCTAAATTAATTATTGCTGATGAACCTGTTTCGGCATTGGATGTTTCTATTCAATCACAAATCATTAATCTGTTACAGGATTTACAAAAAGAGTTCAAATTAACCTATTTGTTTATTTCCCATGATTTAAGTGTCGTAAAGCATATTAGTGATCATGTCGGTGTGATGTATTTGGGGAAGATCGTGGAATTGGCACCGAAAAAAAACCTGTACCAAAATCCGGCACATCCCTATACACAAGCCCTGTTGTCCGCTGTACCAGTTCCAAAACCAAGAGCAAAAAGGGAAAGGATTATATTGACTGGCGATATACCAAGCCCAGCCAATCCGCCTTCTGGATGTTCATTTCATCCAAGATGTCCTAAAGTCCATGAGCGTTGCAAAATAGAACTTCCAAAAATGTTTTTAAAGGATGAGGAACATTTTGTTGCCTGCCATCTATACGTATAA
- a CDS encoding ABC transporter ATP-binding protein: protein MQEPLLSIKDLKIYFYCDDNKVIPAVDGVNLSIQKREVLALVGESGCGKTVTSLSIMGLVPPPGRVENGFIIFQGKELSQLSDEEMNVIRGNEISMIFQEPMTSLNPVLRIGEQISESLRYHLNMNRKDARQRTIQLLKEVGLPRAEEMVDEYPHQLSGGMRQRVMIAMALACNPKLIIADEPTTALDVTIQAQIIEVLKKIKEKMNTSILLISHDLGVVAELADRVAVMYAGKVVEEANVEDIYSYTSHPYTIGLMKSVPNLEDDTERLNFIKGTVPTGDQFLNGCSFAPRCEWQEKFCWVSVPPLETIRPNHRVRCFLAKKVFS from the coding sequence GTGCAAGAGCCTTTATTATCCATCAAGGATCTTAAAATTTATTTCTACTGTGATGATAATAAGGTAATTCCAGCCGTGGATGGAGTGAACCTGTCAATTCAAAAAAGAGAAGTATTGGCATTAGTAGGTGAATCAGGCTGTGGGAAAACGGTAACCTCCCTTTCAATTATGGGATTAGTCCCTCCTCCTGGAAGGGTGGAAAATGGCTTTATTATTTTTCAAGGAAAAGAATTGTCCCAATTATCTGATGAAGAGATGAATGTTATACGTGGCAATGAGATTTCAATGATATTTCAAGAGCCTATGACCTCTCTTAATCCGGTCCTTCGTATTGGAGAACAAATCTCAGAATCTCTTCGATATCATTTGAATATGAATAGAAAGGATGCCCGTCAGCGAACGATTCAATTATTAAAAGAAGTAGGACTGCCAAGGGCGGAGGAAATGGTTGATGAATATCCTCATCAGTTATCTGGGGGGATGCGGCAGCGGGTGATGATTGCAATGGCTCTTGCCTGTAATCCTAAACTAATTATTGCTGATGAACCTACCACTGCCTTAGACGTTACCATTCAAGCTCAAATCATTGAAGTGCTTAAAAAGATAAAGGAAAAAATGAATACTTCAATTCTTTTAATTAGTCACGATTTAGGTGTAGTTGCTGAATTAGCAGACCGTGTTGCCGTTATGTATGCCGGTAAAGTCGTAGAAGAAGCTAACGTAGAGGATATTTATAGTTATACCTCTCACCCCTACACGATTGGTCTCATGAAATCGGTACCAAACTTAGAAGATGACACAGAGCGGCTAAATTTTATTAAAGGGACAGTACCTACTGGGGATCAATTCCTGAATGGTTGTTCTTTTGCACCGCGATGTGAATGGCAGGAAAAGTTCTGTTGGGTATCGGTTCCTCCCTTGGAGACTATACGTCCTAACCACAGGGTAAGGTGTTTTTTGGCAAAGAAGGTGTTTAGCTAA